One window of the Triticum dicoccoides isolate Atlit2015 ecotype Zavitan chromosome 3B, WEW_v2.0, whole genome shotgun sequence genome contains the following:
- the LOC119276354 gene encoding peptide deformylase 1B, chloroplastic-like, with product MATACFHLRLCPRFRAFASFSSRPLLATHPRTLPLRRTGPATPLAARTRRGFGSSMAAAPPNEDDDFATAADLRFDQPLKVVQYPDPVLRARNKRINTFDDNLRSLADEMFDVMYKTDGIGLSAPQVGVNVQLMVFNPAGVKGEGEEIVLVNPVVYKFSKRLSVYEEGCLSFPGIYANVLRPDTVKIDAQDASGAKIKVKLSELFARVFQHEFDHLQGILFFDRMTMDVVESIHEQLKNLEDKYEEITGQASPETISNYRGTKDVASFSR from the exons ATGGCGACCGCGTGCTTCCACCTTCGCCTCTGCCCCCGCTTCCGCGCCTTCGCGTCCTTCTCCTCTCGCCCCCTCCTCGCTACCCACCCCAGGACCCTTCCCCTACGACGCACCGGCCCGGCTACGCCGCTCGCCGCCCGCACGCGCCGCGGGTTCGGCtcctccatggccgccgccccgcCCAACGAGGATGACGACTTTGCCACAG CTGCGGACCTGCGGTTCGACCAGCCGCTCAAGGTAGTGCAGTACCCCGACCCCGTCCTGCGCGCACGCAACAAGCGCATCAACACCTTCGACGACAACCTTCGCTCCCTCGCCGACGAGATGTTTGATGTCATGTACAA GACTGATGGCATTGGTCTCTCGGCACCACAAGTTGGAGTGAACGTGCAGCTCATGGTATTCAACCCAGCTGGGGTGAAAGGGGAAGGAGAGGAAATTGTCCTTGTCAACCCAGTAGTTTACAAGTTCTCAAAGCGATTGTCAGTCTATGAAGAAGGGTGCTTGTCGTTCCCTGGAATATATGCCAATGTGCTG AGACCAGACACTGTTAAAATTGATGCTCAAGATGCTAGTGGAGCAAAGATCAAAGTTAAATTATCAGAGCTATTTGCAAGAGTTTTCCAGCATGAGTTTGATCATTTACAG GGAATCCTTTTCTTTGACAGAATGACTATGGATGTTGTTGAGAGCATACATGAGCAGCTGAAG AATCTTGAGGACAAATACGAGGAAATAACAGGACAAGCAAGCCCTGAAACTATATCAAACTACAGAGGGACAAAGGATGTTGCTAGTTTTTCAAGATGA
- the LOC119276353 gene encoding polygalacturonase At1g48100-like isoform X1: MKLRVKGFGLLLLLVLLALCSTIDVCDARRGKHWRPRSSPSSSLLKKKGKAKKGSSHRQHGGNRRSPPPGPPGVGKGHQTPYQPSPNVPVSPSPSPKPSPDKGNGHSSPQLPSPSCGKGRQPPPQRPPAASASPGAVFNVVDFGAKGDGVSDDTKAFQAAWAAVCKLGASTVLVPSELEFLVGPISFSGPNCKPNILFQLEGTILAPTNAKAWGSGLLQWLEFTKLSGLSIQGSGTINGRGQQWWTYSDPNDDEDDDKQYNEELERMPRVKPTALRLYGSSNVVVAGITIVNSSQCHLKFDNCQGVLVHDLTISSPENSLNTDGIHLQNSKDVSIHHTNLACGDDCISIQTGCSNIYIHNVNCGPGHGISIGGLGRDNTKACVSNVTVRDVNMFRTMTGVRIKTWQGGIGLVQDIRFSNIQVSEVQTPIMIDQFYCDKRTCTNQTTAVAVSGVQYENIRGTFTIKPLHFACSDSSPCSGITLTGVQLKPVQIAHYHLNNPFCWQAFGELFTPTIPPIACLQIGKPAGNNLQSYHDIC, encoded by the exons ATGAAGCTCAGAGTAAAAGGCTTCGGCCTCCTGCTTCTCCTTGTCTTGCTTGCTCTGTGCTCCACCATTGATGTCTGCGACGCGAGGAGAGGCAAGCATTGGAGGCCAAGGAGCTCACCGAGCTCCTCTCTGCTCAAGAAGAAAGGGAAGGCAAAGAAGGGGAGCTCCCACCGGCAGCACGGGGGCAACCGGCGAAGCCCGCCACCAGGCCCCCCTGGTGTTGGCAAAGGACACCAGACGCCATACCAACCAAGCCCCAATGTACCTGTAAGTCCGAGCCCGAGCCCGAAGCCGAGCCCTGACAAAGGCAATGGACATTCAAGTCCACAGCTTCCATCTCCAAGCTGTGGAAAGGGCAGACAGCCGCCGCCGCAGCGACCACCTGCGGCCTCGGCCTCACCGGGTGCGGTGTTTAACGTGGTTGATTTCGGAGCCAAGGGTGATGGAGTTTCAGACGATACAAAG GCTTTTCAAGCCGCGTGGGCTGCTGTGTGCAAGCTGGGAGCATCTACAGTTCTTGTACCATCAGAACTAGAGTTCCTTGTTGGGCCAATCTCGTTTTCTGGGCCTAACTGCAAACCAAACATTCTTTTCCAG TTGGAAGGAACGATCTTAGCCCCAACAAATGCTAAAGCATGGGGTTCTGGCTTGCTTCAATGGCTTGAATTCACCAAACTAAGTGGATTATCAATTCAAGGCAGTGGCACCATAAATGGTAGGGGGCAACAGTGGTGGACCTACTCAGACCCAAATGACGATGAGGATGACGACAAG CAGTACAATGAGGAGCTTGAGAGGATGCCACGGGTTAAACCTACG GCATTGAGGCTCTATGGTTCTTCAAATGTCGTAGTGGCTGGCATCACAATTGTCAACAGCTCACAGTGCCATCTCAAGTTTGACAACTGTCAAGGGGTGCTGGTCCACGACCTGACAATATCCTCCCCTGAGAACAGTCTCAACACCGACGGAATACACCTGCAGAACTCCAAAGATGTCAGCATTCATCATACCAACTTGGCTTGCG GTGACGATTGCATCTCCATCCAGACAGGATGTAGCAACATATACATACACAATGTGAATTGTGGACCAGGCCATGGAATCAGCATTGGTGGACTAGGCCGGGACAACACAAAAGCATGCGTCTCTAATGTAACAGTAAGAGATGTCAACATGTTCAGAACAATGACTGGTGTCAGAATCAAGACCTGGCAG GGCGGTATAGGACTGGTTCAAGACATAAGGTTCTCAAACATACAAGTCTCCGAAGTTCAAACACCTATTATGATAGACCAGTTCTATTGCGACAAAAGAACCTGCACAAATCAAACAACAGCAGTGGCGGTATCAGGCGTTCAGTATGAGAACATCAGAGGGACATTTACAATCAAGCCTCTCCATTTTGCATGCAGTGACAGCTCACCTTGTTCAGGGATCACACTTACAGGAGTACAACTTAAACCTGTGCAAATAGCCCACTACCACCTAAACAATCCATTCTGTTGGCAAGCTTTTGGGGAACTCTTCACTCCAACCATCCCTCCCATAGCTTGTCTGCAGATTGGAAAACCTGCTGGGAACAACTTGCAGTCATACCATGACATATGCTGA
- the LOC119276353 gene encoding polygalacturonase At1g48100-like isoform X2, translating into MKLRVKGFGLLLLLVLLALCSTIDVCDARRGKHWRPRSSPSSSLLKKKGKAKKGSSHRQHGGNRRSPPPGPPGVGKGHQTPYQPSPNVPVSPSPSPKPSPDKGNGHSSPQLPSPSCGKGRQPPPQRPPAASASPGAVFNVVDFGAKGDGVSDDTKAFQAAWAAVCKLGASTVLVPSELEFLVGPISFSGPNCKPNILFQLEGTILAPTNAKAWGSGLLQWLEFTKLSGLSIQGSGTINGRGQQWWTYSDPNDDEDDDKYNEELERMPRVKPTALRLYGSSNVVVAGITIVNSSQCHLKFDNCQGVLVHDLTISSPENSLNTDGIHLQNSKDVSIHHTNLACGDDCISIQTGCSNIYIHNVNCGPGHGISIGGLGRDNTKACVSNVTVRDVNMFRTMTGVRIKTWQGGIGLVQDIRFSNIQVSEVQTPIMIDQFYCDKRTCTNQTTAVAVSGVQYENIRGTFTIKPLHFACSDSSPCSGITLTGVQLKPVQIAHYHLNNPFCWQAFGELFTPTIPPIACLQIGKPAGNNLQSYHDIC; encoded by the exons ATGAAGCTCAGAGTAAAAGGCTTCGGCCTCCTGCTTCTCCTTGTCTTGCTTGCTCTGTGCTCCACCATTGATGTCTGCGACGCGAGGAGAGGCAAGCATTGGAGGCCAAGGAGCTCACCGAGCTCCTCTCTGCTCAAGAAGAAAGGGAAGGCAAAGAAGGGGAGCTCCCACCGGCAGCACGGGGGCAACCGGCGAAGCCCGCCACCAGGCCCCCCTGGTGTTGGCAAAGGACACCAGACGCCATACCAACCAAGCCCCAATGTACCTGTAAGTCCGAGCCCGAGCCCGAAGCCGAGCCCTGACAAAGGCAATGGACATTCAAGTCCACAGCTTCCATCTCCAAGCTGTGGAAAGGGCAGACAGCCGCCGCCGCAGCGACCACCTGCGGCCTCGGCCTCACCGGGTGCGGTGTTTAACGTGGTTGATTTCGGAGCCAAGGGTGATGGAGTTTCAGACGATACAAAG GCTTTTCAAGCCGCGTGGGCTGCTGTGTGCAAGCTGGGAGCATCTACAGTTCTTGTACCATCAGAACTAGAGTTCCTTGTTGGGCCAATCTCGTTTTCTGGGCCTAACTGCAAACCAAACATTCTTTTCCAG TTGGAAGGAACGATCTTAGCCCCAACAAATGCTAAAGCATGGGGTTCTGGCTTGCTTCAATGGCTTGAATTCACCAAACTAAGTGGATTATCAATTCAAGGCAGTGGCACCATAAATGGTAGGGGGCAACAGTGGTGGACCTACTCAGACCCAAATGACGATGAGGATGACGACAAG TACAATGAGGAGCTTGAGAGGATGCCACGGGTTAAACCTACG GCATTGAGGCTCTATGGTTCTTCAAATGTCGTAGTGGCTGGCATCACAATTGTCAACAGCTCACAGTGCCATCTCAAGTTTGACAACTGTCAAGGGGTGCTGGTCCACGACCTGACAATATCCTCCCCTGAGAACAGTCTCAACACCGACGGAATACACCTGCAGAACTCCAAAGATGTCAGCATTCATCATACCAACTTGGCTTGCG GTGACGATTGCATCTCCATCCAGACAGGATGTAGCAACATATACATACACAATGTGAATTGTGGACCAGGCCATGGAATCAGCATTGGTGGACTAGGCCGGGACAACACAAAAGCATGCGTCTCTAATGTAACAGTAAGAGATGTCAACATGTTCAGAACAATGACTGGTGTCAGAATCAAGACCTGGCAG GGCGGTATAGGACTGGTTCAAGACATAAGGTTCTCAAACATACAAGTCTCCGAAGTTCAAACACCTATTATGATAGACCAGTTCTATTGCGACAAAAGAACCTGCACAAATCAAACAACAGCAGTGGCGGTATCAGGCGTTCAGTATGAGAACATCAGAGGGACATTTACAATCAAGCCTCTCCATTTTGCATGCAGTGACAGCTCACCTTGTTCAGGGATCACACTTACAGGAGTACAACTTAAACCTGTGCAAATAGCCCACTACCACCTAAACAATCCATTCTGTTGGCAAGCTTTTGGGGAACTCTTCACTCCAACCATCCCTCCCATAGCTTGTCTGCAGATTGGAAAACCTGCTGGGAACAACTTGCAGTCATACCATGACATATGCTGA